A portion of the Anoxybacillus gonensis genome contains these proteins:
- a CDS encoding AAA family ATPase, translated as MFKHDIPERIEATAYTPAHESILYDAIIALALGKNVLLKGPTGSGKTKLAETLSAFFGQPMHSINCSIDLDAEAMLGFKTIQQINGQASIEFIPGPVIQAMIKGHLLYIDEINMAKPETLPILNGVLDYRKTITNPFTAEVVKAKPTFGVIAAINEGYVGTVPLNEALKNRFVVIDVPYVQGEALKSILKQQTKLTNETLLDRFVTLSADLIVQVKQGYVSEEAASIRALIDACDLAVYIPPQRAIERAIVEKLEDDREKAAVRNLAETLFDE; from the coding sequence ATGTTTAAACATGACATCCCCGAACGAATTGAGGCTACTGCATACACACCAGCTCATGAGTCCATTTTATACGACGCAATTATCGCTTTAGCGTTAGGGAAAAATGTGTTATTAAAAGGCCCGACAGGTTCGGGAAAGACAAAATTAGCAGAAACATTATCAGCTTTTTTTGGACAGCCTATGCATAGTATTAACTGTTCAATTGATTTAGATGCCGAGGCGATGCTCGGATTTAAAACGATTCAACAAATAAACGGACAAGCATCGATCGAATTTATACCGGGACCGGTCATTCAAGCGATGATAAAAGGGCATTTATTATATATTGATGAAATTAATATGGCTAAGCCAGAGACGCTTCCTATTTTAAACGGGGTGCTCGATTATCGAAAAACGATTACAAATCCGTTTACTGCTGAAGTCGTAAAGGCAAAACCGACATTTGGTGTCATTGCAGCCATTAACGAAGGATATGTTGGGACAGTTCCGTTAAATGAAGCGTTAAAAAACCGTTTTGTTGTCATTGATGTACCGTACGTTCAAGGGGAGGCGTTAAAAAGTATTTTGAAACAGCAAACAAAGCTAACAAATGAAACGTTATTAGATCGTTTTGTGACATTGTCAGCTGATTTAATTGTTCAAGTGAAGCAAGGATATGTATCAGAAGAAGCGGCTTCCATTCGGGCATTAATCGATGCTTGTGATTTAGCGGTGTACATTCCGCCACAACGAGCGATTGAGAGGGCGATCGTTGAAAAATTAGAAGATGATCGTGAAAAAGCTGCGGTGCGTAACTTAGCAGAAACGTTGTTTGATGAATGA
- a CDS encoding vWA domain-containing protein — MNRFIMFNDKKVDSFLFMELSDLVKALTKDEQMELEFGYQSYLDRQHKKVVVSHFWDNRPKEQYVYGLKSDVFLRTIGNFYHTSDEHIISFLNQVKAYSIRNFAKQLFMLLEDLRLEDVCRHVRPGTKKSFIIRKQVYRHYFQTQWNVNMVKSIHTDALFNFLYLLLTAEQPVQDVSLPEPLRSALPFVEREIRNVYDAKSTAHISHIVLTVVDVLDELLDADMLNTYFHLPEYIYIDQQEDREDIRRKDPLKNHDVLDEKSKDEEIFQEVMHTWHRETSDMTNSFLQFDLEQGSQTDLLGEGVRQGEAGDQALGIVHGSSQKTTHNDYTHLEQQEYRQGLFGRSEYEYGKENRYAKPIFVDASPPTVQQIRQYERDREVIGPYQKKLTQTIEKVLEHKKIHPRTDLHAGRLNKKLLRFFIEDHPRLFYKKHETSPLLDAVFVLLVDCSASMYDKMEETKRGIVLFHESLRALHVPHKIVGFWEDTNEATSSYQPNYFQTVIDFDASLKKGRGAEIMQLEPQEDNRDGLAIRLMTEELQKRNEKQKFLLVFSDGEPAAFGYDQNGIVDTHEAVVEARKLGIEVVNVFLANGMITESQQKTIENIYGQYHVIVPNVEQLPTFLAPLLKKLLLYKL, encoded by the coding sequence ATGAATCGTTTTATTATGTTTAATGATAAAAAAGTCGATTCTTTTTTGTTTATGGAATTATCGGATTTAGTAAAAGCATTAACAAAAGATGAGCAAATGGAGCTCGAATTTGGCTATCAGTCGTACCTTGATCGACAACATAAAAAAGTAGTTGTTAGTCATTTTTGGGATAACCGACCAAAAGAGCAGTACGTATATGGATTAAAAAGCGATGTATTTTTGCGCACGATCGGAAATTTTTATCATACAAGCGATGAACATATTATTTCATTTCTTAATCAAGTGAAAGCCTATTCTATTCGAAATTTCGCTAAACAACTATTTATGTTGCTTGAAGATCTTCGTTTAGAAGATGTATGTCGACATGTCCGTCCTGGAACGAAAAAATCGTTTATCATTCGAAAACAGGTGTATCGTCATTATTTTCAAACGCAATGGAACGTTAATATGGTAAAAAGCATTCATACAGATGCACTGTTTAACTTTTTATATTTATTATTAACGGCGGAACAGCCGGTGCAAGACGTTTCTCTTCCTGAACCACTGCGATCCGCTCTTCCGTTTGTTGAGCGTGAAATTCGAAATGTATATGATGCAAAATCGACCGCTCATATTTCACATATTGTGCTTACAGTTGTCGATGTGTTAGATGAATTGTTAGATGCGGATATGTTAAACACATATTTTCATCTCCCAGAGTACATTTACATTGATCAACAGGAAGATAGGGAAGATATTCGCCGCAAAGATCCGTTGAAAAATCATGATGTGCTCGATGAAAAATCGAAAGACGAAGAGATTTTTCAAGAAGTGATGCATACATGGCATCGCGAAACAAGCGATATGACAAATAGTTTTTTGCAATTTGATCTAGAGCAGGGATCACAAACAGATTTGCTTGGCGAAGGAGTTCGTCAAGGGGAAGCGGGAGATCAAGCGCTTGGGATCGTGCATGGTTCATCACAAAAAACGACGCATAATGATTATACGCATTTAGAACAACAAGAATATCGTCAAGGTCTTTTTGGACGTTCGGAGTACGAATACGGAAAAGAAAATCGTTATGCGAAACCAATATTTGTGGATGCTTCGCCACCAACCGTACAACAAATAAGACAGTATGAACGTGATCGAGAAGTCATTGGGCCGTATCAAAAAAAGTTGACGCAAACCATTGAAAAAGTACTCGAGCATAAAAAAATACATCCGCGTACAGATTTACATGCCGGACGTTTAAATAAAAAGCTATTACGCTTTTTTATCGAGGATCATCCACGTTTATTTTATAAAAAGCATGAAACATCTCCTTTGTTAGATGCTGTTTTTGTGCTCCTTGTCGATTGTTCTGCGTCGATGTATGACAAAATGGAAGAAACGAAAAGAGGGATTGTTTTATTTCATGAATCTCTCCGAGCGCTTCACGTTCCACATAAAATTGTTGGGTTTTGGGAGGATACAAACGAAGCGACATCGTCTTATCAACCAAATTATTTTCAAACAGTTATTGATTTTGATGCGTCTTTGAAAAAGGGACGCGGAGCAGAAATTATGCAGCTAGAACCTCAGGAAGATAATCGAGATGGTTTAGCGATTCGGTTAATGACAGAAGAATTGCAAAAAAGAAACGAAAAACAAAAATTTTTACTCGTCTTCTCAGACGGGGAACCAGCAGCGTTTGGATACGATCAAAACGGTATTGTAGATACACACGAAGCGGTTGTAGAAGCGAGAAAATTAGGAATTGAAGTAGTGAATGTGTTTTTAGCAAACGGAATGATTACCGAAAGTCAACAAAAAACGATTGAAAATATATATGGACAGTATCATGTCATTGTCCCAAATGTAGAACAGTTACCGACATTTTTAGCCCCTTTACTAAAAAAATTATTGTTATACAAATTGTAA
- a CDS encoding alanine/glycine:cation symporter family protein, whose translation MELINQVVGFLNNILWSYVIIGLLLGLGVYFTIGTKFAQIRLIGEMFRVLKEKSPEGKGKQEISSLQAFFIGAATRIGTGNVAGVAMALAIGGPGAVFWMWLVAILGGASAFVESTLAQIFKVKSDVGFKGGPGYYMEKQLGARWMSTIFAFTIIASFGLTFNAVQSNTIATAFKNSFSMNPYVTAFLLAALTAVIIFGGVTRIARFSEIIVPIMAFFYIGLALYVMVTNITEIPAVIALIFKSAFGLEQVVGGGMGAAIMMGVKRGLFSNEAGMGSAPNAAATATVSHPAKQGFIQALGVFFDTLLVCSATAFIILLSDTYKTGELVGIELTQAALSEHFGSWAGIFLSAAIFMFAFSSIIGSYYYGEANIEFISKGKTALFVYRVLAIGMVIFGALASLQIVWDLADLAMALMALTNLVAIGLLGRIAFKALDDYMAKRKRGEDPVFYADDIEGLKGVECWPTRKEEHVKKAVGK comes from the coding sequence ATGGAGCTCATTAATCAAGTAGTCGGATTTTTAAACAACATTCTCTGGTCTTATGTCATTATCGGTTTATTGCTCGGTCTCGGGGTGTATTTCACGATCGGGACGAAATTTGCGCAAATTCGTTTAATCGGAGAAATGTTCCGGGTCTTAAAAGAAAAATCTCCTGAAGGAAAAGGAAAACAAGAAATTTCTTCACTTCAAGCGTTCTTCATTGGTGCTGCGACACGTATCGGAACGGGTAACGTTGCTGGGGTTGCGATGGCACTAGCCATTGGAGGTCCAGGAGCGGTGTTTTGGATGTGGCTCGTTGCGATTTTAGGTGGAGCGAGCGCATTTGTTGAAAGTACATTGGCGCAAATCTTTAAAGTAAAAAGCGATGTTGGCTTTAAAGGCGGCCCAGGATATTATATGGAAAAACAATTGGGCGCACGTTGGATGAGCACAATTTTTGCTTTCACAATTATCGCAAGTTTTGGATTAACGTTTAACGCCGTACAAAGTAATACCATTGCAACAGCGTTTAAAAATTCATTTAGCATGAACCCTTATGTAACCGCTTTCCTTTTAGCGGCATTAACAGCAGTCATTATTTTTGGTGGAGTTACACGCATTGCTCGTTTCTCTGAAATTATTGTTCCAATCATGGCGTTTTTCTACATTGGATTAGCATTGTATGTAATGGTAACAAACATTACTGAAATTCCAGCAGTTATTGCTTTAATTTTCAAAAGTGCTTTTGGTTTAGAACAAGTTGTAGGCGGTGGCATGGGTGCTGCAATTATGATGGGGGTAAAACGCGGATTGTTCTCCAATGAAGCTGGTATGGGTAGTGCACCAAACGCTGCAGCAACAGCAACAGTTTCGCATCCAGCGAAACAAGGTTTTATTCAAGCACTAGGGGTATTTTTCGACACATTACTTGTATGTAGTGCTACAGCATTTATCATTTTATTATCAGATACGTATAAAACAGGCGAGCTTGTTGGTATTGAATTAACACAAGCAGCGCTTTCCGAGCACTTCGGTTCTTGGGCAGGTATTTTCTTATCAGCAGCTATTTTCATGTTCGCTTTCAGCTCGATCATCGGAAGCTATTATTACGGGGAAGCAAACATTGAATTTATTAGTAAAGGAAAAACAGCTTTATTCGTTTATCGTGTCCTAGCAATCGGAATGGTTATTTTCGGAGCGCTTGCTAGCTTACAAATTGTTTGGGATTTAGCTGACTTAGCGATGGCGCTTATGGCATTAACAAACTTAGTAGCAATCGGTTTACTTGGCCGTATTGCGTTCAAAGCGCTTGATGATTATATGGCAAAACGTAAACGCGGAGAAGATCCTGTATTTTATGCTGATGATATTGAAGGGCTAAAAGGTGTTGAATGTTGGCCAACGCGCAAAGAAGAGCATGTGAAAAAAGCTGTGGGCAAATAA